A window of Burkholderiales bacterium genomic DNA:
TCGCGCACGACGAGGTTGTAGTGCGGCTGCAGCGTCTCGTAGCGCGGCAGATCGTGCGCGCGGCTCGCCGCCAGCGCGCCGGCCAGCCGACCCGCGTCGAGGTTCGACGCGCCGATCGCGCGCACCTTGCCCGCGCGCACCAGACGGTCGTAGGCCTCGAGCGTCTCGTCCTGCGGCGTGTCCGGGTCGTCCCAGTGCGACTGGTAGAGGTCGATGCGCTCGATGCGAAGCCGCCGCAGCGAAGCTTCCACTTCCGCGAGGATGTGTTCGCGCTTCAGGCACTTGTGGCCGAGGCCCGTGTCGGAACCGACCTTGGTCGCGATCAGCACGTCGTCGTGACGTCCGCGCTTCGCGATCCAGCGGCCGATCACGGCCTCCGACTCGCCGCCCGAGTGCCCGTCCACCCAGCGCGAATACGAGTTGGCCGTGTCGATCAGGTTGAAGCCGCCGGCGACGAAGGCATCGAGCACCGAATGCGACGTCGCCTCGTCGGCGGTCCAGCCGAACACGTTGCCGCCGAGCGCGAGCGGCGCGGCGAGGAGGCCGGAGCGGCCGAGGGGTCGTCGTTGCATGGCAGGGGAGCGTTCGCGTGAGGACGGATCGGCAGGATCATACCGCCCGCCATCGGACGTCCGGTCTAGGCCATCGGTCGTAGTCGCGGGCGGAGATCCGACGCGAAGTCGGCGCCGCAAGTCGCTGGCATCCCACGGCAATCCGCGCGCGCCACGGCACGCGACCCCTGTCAGGACTGACAGGTGCGTTGCGCGAGCCTTCGTCCTAAGGTGTCTCGCGTGGCCCGACCGGGGTCCCACCGAGGGAGACCGCCATGAAGCTCATCGTCGTCGACGACCACCCGCTGATCCTCGAGGCGCTCGCGCGCTACGTCGCGGAGGCCGAGCCGCGCTGGACGCTCTGGTGCGCGGCCTCGCGCGACGAAGCCACGCGCCTGCTCGCGGCGCATCCGGACTGCGACGCCCTGCTTCTCGACCTCGCGCTGCCGGGCACGCGGGGCCTCATGTACCTGGTCGAGCTGCGCCGCGACCATCCGCGCCTGCCGATCGTCGTGCTCTCCGCGACCCACGACCGCGCGACGATCGACGGCGCGCTGGCCGCGGGCGCGCGCGGCTACGTCGCGAAGCGCGCCGATGCCGCGGAAGTCGTCGCCGCCGTGAAGGCCGCGCTCGCCGGCAGGCGGCCGGTGGCCTGCGCGTCGGACCCGCGCGCGCAGCCGGCGCGCGAATGGCCGACGGGACTGTCCGTCGGATTCACCCAGCGCCAGTCCGACGTGCTGCGCCTGCTCGTGCAGGGCATGCCGAACAAGCGCATCTGCCGCGACCTCGCGCTCTCCGAAGGCACGGTCAAGGTCCATGTCTCGGCCATCCTGAAGGCCTTGAACGTCCACACGCGCACACAGGCGATCGTGGAGCTCGCGCGACGGGGTGTGGATGCCGGTTCGATTCGCGCGCTCTGAGCGTCCCGGTGGATGCGCCCGCCTCCGCGCTCGGGACGACCTCTCCGCTCGCCCGCGCGCGCGCCGACCAGGTCGCGACGCTCTATGCGGGTTGGCCACGGGCCACCGCCTCGATGCTGTTCGGCGCGGCGCTGTACTGCCTCGTGCTCGGCAGCGAAGCACCCGCGTCGCTGATGATCGCCTGGGTGGCGCTGATCGCGGCGAACCAGGCCTGGCGTGCGCTCCTCGTCCGGGCGTGGCTCGCGGCGCGGCCCGGACTCTCCGCCGCACGGCGCTGGGGACGCTACTGGTCGATGGGGTCGGCGGCCGCGGGCGCGCTGTGGGGCGCCGCCGCGGTGGCGATGTTTCCGCCCTCGCCACCGCACCAGGCATTGTCGATCGTGTGCCTGTTCGGCGTCGTGCTCGGCGGACTCAACCTCACGGCGGTGTACAAGCCGGCGTTCTACGGCTTCGTACTCCCGGCGCTGGTGCCGCTCGTCGTGCGCGTGGGCCTGGAGGGCGATCCGGTGCACCTGTCGACCGCGATCGTGATGTCGGTCGTGCTGGGCTTCGTCCTCGCGTTCGGCCACCGGCTGAACGACGTTCTCACCGACGCGCTCGCGACGCGGCACCGCAACACCGACCTCATCGCCGAACTCAAGGCCCGCACCCGCGCCGCGCTCGACGCCCGCGCCGCCGCGGAGAACGCCGATCGCGCGAAGAGCCAGTTGCTCGCGGCCGCGAGTCACGACCTGCGCCAGCCGCTGCATGCCCTCGGCCTCTTCGTCGCCGCACTCGCACGACGCACGCGCGACGCCGACCTCGCGCCGCTCGTCGCGAGCGTGAGCGCCGCCCTGGGCGCGCTCGAGGCGCAGTTCGCGCAACTGATCGACCTGTCGCGCCTGGAAGCCGGCGCGCTCGAGCCCACGCGCGAACGCGTGCCTCTCGCACCGCTCTTCGCCCGCGTCGGCGAGGAATTCGGCGTCGAAGCCGCGGCACGCGGCCTCGCACTGGTGGTCGCGCGCACGCGCCTCGCGGTCGAGTCCGACCCCGTGCTGCTCGAACGGATGCTGCGCAACCTGGTGTCGAACGCGCTTCGCTACACACGCGCCGGCGGCGTCGTGGTCGGCGCGCGCCGCAGGGGAGCGGAAGTCGCGATCGAGGTCGTCGACAGCGGTGTCGGCATCGCATCCGAACATCGCGACCGGATCTTCGACGAATTCTTCCAGGTGCCGGGGCGCGCGGACCGCCCGCATCCCGGAGGCATGGGTCTCGGGCTCGCCATCGTGCGGCGTTTCGCCGCCCTGCTCGGGCACCGCCTGGCGCTCGTCAGCCGCCCGGGGCACGGCTCGCGCTTCTCCATCGTCGCGCCGCGTGCCGCCGACGCGCCGCCGATGCGCGCGCGCGCGGGCCATCGTTCCGAGTCGCTCGCCGGCGCATGCATCGCCGTGATCGACGACGACCCCGCGGCGGTCGAGGGACTGCGCGCGCTCTTCTCGAGCTGGGGCGCGGACGTCGCGGGCGGCGCGCACGCGGACGACGTCCTCGCGGCGCTGGGCGAGGTCGAACGCTATCCGGACCTCATCATCGCCGACCTGCGCCTCGCCGGCGAGGCGAGCGGCCTCGCGGCGATCGAACGGTTGCGGCGCGAATTCGGCGAGCCGGTGCCCGCACTCGTGGTCAGCGGCGATCTGCGCGAAGTCGCGGCACGCGAGGTGCGGGAGGCCGGCCATCTGCTCCTGCCCAAGCCGGTCGTGCCGGCGTCGCTCGAGGCGGCGGCGTCGAATCTCGTCGCAGGACTCGCCGCGCGCTGAGCGGGGTCCCGAACGCGCGACGCCGGTCGGGAATGCCGACCGGCGTCGTGGAAGTTGCGGTCCTGCACCGGCGTCGCGGGGGGCGCTCCGCCGGGAGGGTGGGGCTGCAGGACCGCGGGGGCCGTTGATCGCCTCGGTCAGAGGAATCCGACGTTGCGCACGCCCGCCGACCAGTTGGCGAGGTTCGGGAACGCGTAGGAAATGTCGGAGGACGACATGCCGAACCACGTCGCGAGCGTGTTGCCGATCTGGTCGACCGACGTCGTCGGCAGCCAGGCGCCGTTGCTGCCGGTGTCGTCGGCGCCCTTGAGCACGAGGGCCGGGTAGGTGCCGTAGATGTCGCCGCCCTTCACCGCGCCGCCCATCACGAGATAGTTGCCGCCGTAGGCGTGGTCGGTTCCGATCGACTGGTTGCCGATGAAGGTGCGGTTGAAGTCCGACATCGTGAACGTCGTGACCATGTTGGCGACGCCCGCGTCGACCGTGTACTTGTAGAACGCCGCCATCGCCTGCGACATCTGGGTGAGCAGGTTGCCCTCGGCGGTCAGGATGTTCGCGTGCGTGTCCCAGCCGCCGATGTTCACCATGAAGAACTGGCGCTTGACCCCGAGCGTGGCGCGCGCCTCGATCAGGCGCGCGACCTGCCGAAGCTGTTGCGCGAGCCCGGTGTTGAGCAGCGCCCCGTCCACGGTGAACGCGTTGGTGATGACCGACGGCGCCGGGTTGGCGGTCAGGAACGGGTTGGCGGCCTCCGCTGCGACGAGCGCGTCCTCGAGGATCGAGGCGGCCGCGTCGAACAGCGTGCTCCCGCCGCCCGTGCCCATCAGGGCGCGCAATGCGTTGTAGCGCGCCATGCTGACCGGGTCGCCGCCCTGTCCGGAGAGCAGGACGCCGCCGTTGCTCGGGATCACGAACGGCGTCGTGTCATGGCCGGAATTGAAGAGTTGCGTGCCGGACACCGACACCATCGTCGGCACCTTCTGGCCAGCGTTCTTCGCGACCAGCTTGTCGGCCAGGCGCCCGCCCCAGCCGGTCTTGATGATGTCGGTGGGCAGAAGGCCCTGCCAGAGCATCTGCTGGTCCGAGTGCGAGAACAGGTTGGGCGGCCGGTTCTTGCCGGCCTTGTAGTCGGCCATCGTGATCGGCGCGATCAGCGTGCCGGCATTCGCCACCACCGCGAGCTTGTCGGCATCGTAGAGCGCCTTGAGCGGCGCCATGTTCGGGTGGAAGCCGTATTGCTTGCCGCCCTGCCGCGCCGCGCTCACGACCAGCAGCTGGTCCTCGGGAATGCCGACCTGCGACGCCGCGGTCCGGACGAGGCCGTACTGCGCGTAGTCGGACTTCGGCACGATCATGTTGTTGCTGTCCGCGCCCCCGAACTGGAACAGGCAGACCAGCGCCTTGTAGTCGCCTCCGGACTGCGCCTGCGCGGACGGAATGCCGTAGCGGCCGAAGCTGCCGGCCATCGCCGCGCCGGTGAGCGCGCTCGTGCGTGCGAGGAATTGTCGGCGGTTCGTGCTCATGGTCAGCGCTGGATCTGGTAGTGGTTCGACGCGGCGATCAGGTAGGTCGCCATCCGGGCCCGGTCCGTCTTCTGCTGCGCGGTCGGCGTCGCCGAGAGCGCGATCGCGTTGACGGCGGTGATCACCGCGGTGCGCGCCTCGGCGGGCAGCGGACCGCCCAGCAGCACCTCGCTCACCTTGTCGGTCAGGAGCGCGGCGTCGGTCGCGAGCGGCTCGAACTGGATCGTGTTGAGCCTCGTTCCCGTCGCATCGGCGAGATTCGCGTCCGGCGAGATGCCGCCGTACACCAGCGAGTACACGAGGTTGGTCCGCGCGACCGCGGCGTTGCTGTTGAAGATCCCGAACTCGGGCGCGAGGATCGACGTGCCGGGAATCGTCGCGTCCGGCGGGAAGTAGTTGAACACGGAGGGCGCGTAGTACGGCCGCTGCGCCAGGTTCGCCGCCCGGTCGCCGAGTGCGGATCCGTCGGTGACGCCGTTCAAGGCCCGCACCAGGCCGGTGATCATCAGCACCGGTTCGCGCAGCGTGCCGAACGCCGGGTCGGTCTTCGCGGGGCCGCGCGCCTCGGGGTCGAGCAGGATGGCCCGCACCACCGCCTTCAGATCGCCGCGAACCCCAGAGCCGTTGTTCGCGAACTTCGCGGCGACGCGCTGCACGTAGGCCGGCGTCGGATTGCCGGTGACCAGGCGCTGGATGAGCTGCTTGCTGATGAACGGCCCGGTGTTCGGGTGCATGAAGGCGTTCTTGACCGCGCCGTCGATGTCCTGCTGCGGCGTCTGGCCGGCGGGCAGCACCGTCGGATTCGCGTTGCCGTCCGACGTGACGTCGAGGAGCGTCTTCGCGTCCGTGTCGTGGCCGGTGGTCGCGGTCCCCGGGTACACGCCCATGTCGGCCCCGTAGTAGACGCCGTTCTTCTTCGTGATCGGGCTCCCGTCCGGGTTCGCGTAGGTGTATCCGGTGAACACCCGCGCGAACTGCTTGATGTCGTCCTGGTCGTAGGTCGAGATCTCCTCGTCGTTCGCGTCGAGGAGCGGCGTCCCGTCCGACTTGAGCTCGATGAGGCCGATGCTGAAGAGCTGCAGGATCTCGCGCGCGTAGTTCTCGTTCGGCACGCGGCCCTTCGCGGCGTCGGGACGGTCGTTGTTCACCGAGTCGAGCCAGTTGCCCATCGCCGGCGACAGCGTGATCCGGCGGAGGATGGTCTCGAAGTTGCCGAACGCCTCCTCGAACATGATCTGCTGGTAGCGCGCCATCACGTGCGCCTTCGACAGGTCGTTCTCGATCCCCGAGATCACGAGGATCTGCGAGAGCGCCCAGGCGACGCGCTGCCGGAGCTGGTCGGGCCTGGTCATCGCGTTGGTGAAGAAATCGCGCTGCACCATCGCGAGCGAGAGGTGGTCGCGAACGCAGGTCGCCGGGGCCGAGTTAGACGGATAGCTCTGGCCGAGCGGATCCTTGGTCGTGCAGTCGTCGGACTCCCTCAGCTGGATGCGGTTGTATCGCGTCGACGGGTAGCCCGACGACAGGGGTTTCGCGAGCTGGTCGTCGACCCAGGCGGTGACGCCTCCCTTCGCGGCGACGTTCGCCGCCTCCGCCTGCGACGCGCCGAAGGTGGCCTGGTTCAGCAGGCGCCAGACGTCCGCGCTGCGGGGCGCGGATGCCGGCGGCGTCTGCGCCGAGACCACCTGGTCCAGCGTCGTGCTGACGTTGCCGGTGTTGTCGGTCGCGTCGGCGCGGTAGCGGGTCTGGCCGTTCGCGGCGATCGCGTCGGTCATCGTGAACGGGGCCGCGGTCTTCTCGCCGATGTTCGCGCCGTTGCGGTAGAAGCGAACCCGGGTGATCGTTCCGTCCGGGTCGGCGGCGGTGGCCGTCAGCGTCACCGTCGCGGGCTGCATGACCAGCGTCTGCGAGAGCGAGAGCGACACGGTCGGCTTCTTGTTGAGCTGCTGCGCGTTGCCCGAGGTGACGTCGATTTCCGCGGTCGACGTGGACGCGCCCTTGTTGTCGTAGGCCGTCGCCTTGAACTTGTAGACGCCGGGCACGGTGGTCGTGTAGGCGAAGGTGTAGGGCGGCGTGGTGATGTCCGCGCGTTGCGTGCCGTTCTGGTAGATCCGCACCCGCGCGATCGTGCCGTCGTCGTCGCTCGCCGTCGCGGTCATCGTCACCGTGCCCGGGAACGGGATCTGGGTGCTCGACACGCTCAGCGACACTTTCGGCGCGATGTTGGTCGTCGATCCGACCGACACGTTGACGTCGGCGCTCGTCGCGGTCGCGCCGAGATTGTCGGTGGCGATGGCGGTGAACCGGTAGACCGCGTTCGACGGCGCGTTGAACGTGGTCTTGAACGGCGCGGAAGTCACTTCGGCGATCTTGGTGCCGTTCTGGTAGAAGGCGACCTTGGCGATCGTTCCGTCCTCGTCGGTCGCATTCGCGGTGAGCATGATGGCGCCGGGCCCGGGGAGCGAATCCGGCGAGGCCGCCAGCGTCACCTTGGGCGCCGCATTGGCGCCGGGACCGACCAGGACGGACTTCTGCGGCGACGACGCGGAGGCGCCCTTGTCGTCGTACGCGGTGGCGCTGAACCGGTAGAGCTTCGCGGTCGCTGCGTTGTAGTTGAGGACGAACGGCGAGGAGGTGACCTCGCCGATCTTCGAACCGTTGTCGAAGAACACGACCTTCGTGACCGTGCCGTCGTTGTCGACCGCCGTGGCGGTGAGCGTCAGCTGCCCGGGCGAGGGCAGCGAATCGGGCGACACCGAGATCGTCACCATCGGCGGCTGGTTGGTCGACGACGAACCCGCGGTCACGTTGACCGTGCTGCTCGAACCCGGCATGCCGAGATTGTCGTACGCCACCGCGCGGAAACCGTAGGTCCCCGGCTCGGTGATCGGGAAATTCATCGTGTGCGGCGCGACGAGGGTCGTGCCGATCAGGTCGGAGCCGAGGTAGTACTCGACCCGCATCACGGAACCATCGCTGTCGGTCGCGGTCGCCGTGAGCGTCACGATGGCGGGCACGGTCGGGACGCTGCCGGGCGACACCGTCAGCTTGGTGACCGGCGCCTGGTTGACCGGCGTCGCGCCACCGGCCGGAAGCACCTGGTAGGCCACGCCCTCGTACATGAACGACGGATAGCTCTTCAGCACCAGGTCGCGCTCGGCGGTGTTGGTGGTGAAGAAGTGCGCGCCGGTCGCGCCGTTGAAGAACCGGTAGAGCGGAACGCTGCCGGGGCCCGCGGAGGCGGGCGCCCAGTAGGCGGGACCTTCGAACGCGAACACCGGATAGGTCGCGAGGACGAAGTTCTTCTCGGATTCCGACTGGGTGTAGAAGTGCGTGCCGGTCCGGGTGTTGAAGAACCGGTACACGGGCAGGTTGCCCGACTTGGCGCTCGGGTACGCGAAGTACGCGGGGCCTTCGTAGAGGAACTGTGGATAGCGCGCGAGCACGAAATCGCGCTCCGCCTGATTGATCGTGTAGAAGTGCGTGCCGGTCTGCGAGTTGAAGAACCGGAACACCGGAGACGCCGTCTGCGCCGCAGCGGTCCCCGCGATGGCGCCAAGCGCCAGCGAGACGGCCGCGATGAACGCGCGCACGGACGCGCGGGGTGTGCGTGGATTGCCCTGGGCCTGACGCATCGCTACGGACCTCCCCTGCCGTGGTTTCCGCCGGATCGCCGCGATGCGCGCCGCGACCCGCATGGCGGATTATTCCATCGGCATAACTTGGGAATCAAGCCCCGTTCATCGATTCGGAGGTCAGCATGCCTCTGGAGGGAGCTTTCTGCGCTCTTCTCGTGAACGTTCGTCTATAACTTGTTGTTTCCACAACATGTATAGCCGTACATGCGACATGGGTTCGTGCATCGTAACCCACACTTCATGACGCCAGAATCACCTGCATGCCCAAGGAGGGCGACCGATGGTGCGCGCGAGACGCCATGGCGGATCGCCGCCCGCCGGCGCCCGCGCAGGTTCGGCCGCCGGGACACAAAACAAATATGACGTGGGAATGGACCGGACGGGCGCGGCGGGTCAGCCGAGGAAGCCCAGGTCCTGCGCGGCGAACGCCGGGAGACTCGGGAATACCTGCGGAAGTTCGGCCGGCGGCACTCCGAACCACCGGGCGAGCGTCGCGCCGACCTGGTCGAGCGCGGTGGTCGGGATCCACTGCCCTTCGTCGCCGGCGTCGTCGGGGCCGCCGACGACGAGCGCCGGAAACGTCCCGTAGAACGCGCCGCCTTTCACCGCCCCGCCCATCACGAACTGATGGCTGCCCCACGCGTGGTCGGTCCCGTCGTTCGCGTTCACGCGGAAGGTGCGGCTGAAGTCCGACAGCGTGAACGTCGTCACCTGCGCCGCGACGCCCAGGGCGTCCACCGCGCGCTGGAAGGCCGCGAGCGCGGGGCCCAGCTCGTCGAGCCGCCGCGCGAGTTCACCGCGCTGGCTCGCGTGCGTGTCGTATCCGCCCATCGCGGTGAAGAACAGGTGGCGCCTGACGCCGAGCGCGGTGCGGCCGGCGATCAGCGTGGCGACGCGTCGCAGCTGGTCGGCGAGCCCGGAGTAGACGCCGTCGAACGCCGTGTCGACCACGGGCAGGTCGGCGTGGATCGCGCGGTTCACCGTCTCGGCGCTCTTGAGCGCGAGGTCCATCGTGTCGGCGGCCTTCGCGACGATGATGTTCTCGCGGTCGACCGCGAGGAGTTGCCGCATCGCGTCGAGCCGTATCCGGCCGTAGCCGGAGTCGGTGTCGCCGGCGAGGCCGTTGCCGCCGTCGTCGGGCAGCGCGAGCGGCACCGTCGTCTCGCCGACCGTGAAGAGCGCATCGCCGTCGAGCGAAATGACGCCGGGAATCGCGAGCGTCGGGTTGCCCGCGCCGGTGCGATCGGCGATGCGCCCACCCCAGCCGGTGTTCACCAGCGCCCCCGGCACGAGCCCCTGCCACTGGAGCTGCTGGTCCGAGTGCGAGAACAGGTTGCGCGGCGCCCTGCCGCCGTTGAGGTAGCTCGCGCGCGTCAGCGGCCCGATGAGCGGCCCGGTGTTGCAGACGACGGCGAGCTTGCCGCCGGAGAACAGCGGCGCGAGGCCGCCGAGTTCGGGATGGAGGCCGAAGCGCGCGCCCGGCGACTTCGGCGTGATCGGCACCAGTTCGTCGCGCGAGAGCCCCATCGACGTGCGTCCGCGCACCGCGTCGTACGCGGCGTAGTCGTCGTAGGGTACGACCATGTCGTTGCTGTCGGCGCCGCCGTACAGGAAGACGCACACCAGCGCCTTGTAGTCGGGCGGAGGCACCTGCGCGCTCGCCCGCGGCAGCGCGAAGCTCGCGAGCCGCGGCACGAGGCCCGCGGCGGTGATTCCGCCGGCCGACAGGAGCAGGCGGCGGCGGAGCGGGTCGATGTGTCGCATGTCCTCGTCCTACCGCGCGACCTGGTACTGGAACGACGTGACGACGAGGAACAGACCGGTGCGCGCCCGCTCGCGTACGTCGTCGATGCGGACGAGCGCGTCGTAGATCGTGCCCTTCATCGCGGCGGGCATCGCGCCGCCGAAGAACCGCAGGTCGAGCGCGTCGGCGAGCTTGCGCGGGTCGCCCGCGAGCGCGACGAAGGGCGCGATGTCGATCTTCGTCCCGATCGAGTTCGCGATCTCGTCGTCGCGGTCGATGCCGCCCTCCCACAGCATCCAGTAGGCGAAGTTGCTCCGCGCGAGCACCGTGTTGGTGTTGTGGATGCCCATCGTCGGCGCGACCACGTCGGTTCCCGGAATCCGGTACTCCGCCGGGAAGTAGTTGAACACCGATGGGGCGTAGTAGAGGTTCTGGCCCATCGCCCGGGTCACCTCGTCGAGTTCGATCCCGTCGCTCGCAGCCCCCATCGCGCGCAGGAACGCGGTCACGTAGAGCACCGGTTCGCGGAAGCGCCCGTAGCGCGGGTTGCCGTCGGGCGCGGCGCGCGCCTCCGGGTCGAGCAGGATCGCGCGCACCACGGCCTTCAGGTTGCCGCGCATGCCCGCGCCATCGTCGTCGAACACCGCCGCCACCCGGTCGACGTACGCGGGCGATGGCGAACCGGTGACGAGATGGCGGATCAACTGGCGGCCGATGAACGGCCCGACGTTCGGGTGCAGGAAGATGTTGCGGATCGCGCCGCGCACGTCGGCGTCCGGCGACTGCCCCGCAGGCAAGCCGATGCCGAAGAGCAGGCGCTTCGTGCCGGAGTCGTGGTCGTTGGGCTTCGCCACCATCGGCGCGCCGTAGTAGCGCTGCTCCTCGTCGTGCTTGGGCGGCGTGCCCGGATAGGGCGCGTAGGCCCAGCCGGTCAGCGCGCGGGCGAGCGCCTTCACCTCCGGCTGCCCGTAGGTCAGGATCGGCTGCCCCAGCGCGTCCATGAGCAGCGTGCCGTCGCGCTTCAACTCGATCGTCCCGATCGAGAAGAGCTGCAGGAGTTCGCGCGCGTAGTTCTCGTTGGGCTCGGTTCCGGCCTCCGGATCGGCCTTGGCGTTGTTCACCATGTCGAGGTAGTGCCCCATCGCCGGCGACAGCGTCGCCGCGTAGAGCAATCCCTCGAAGTTGCCGAACGCGTAGTCGGCCAGCATCTGGTGCCAGCGCGCCTGCACGTAGGCGGTCTCCATGTCCGGATCCTTCATGCCGGACACGACGAGGATCTGCGACAGCGCGAAGGCGACGCGTTGCCGGAGCTGATCGGGTCCGGCGAGCGCGTTGGTGAAGAACTGCGAGCGCAGCTTGAACAGCGTCAGATGGTCGATCGCGCAGCGGTAGATCGGCGTGTCGCGTGCCGCCGAGAACGAGCAGTTGGCGCTCTCGTCCAGCGATTCGTAGTAGTAGGTCGATTTCGGATATCCGGTCGCCGGTCGCGCGAGCTGGTCGTCGACCCACGCGGCGGCGCCCATCGCCAGCGCGCGATCGACTTCCGCGGGCGTCGCGCCGAAGGTCGCCTGATCGACCAGCCGGAACGCGTCGCGCCGCGCCGCGGCTTCTGCTCCGCGCTCGGGGGCGAGCGCGAAGTAGGCGATACCCTCGTACGCGAACCACGGGTAGCTCTGCGCGACGAAGTCGCGCTCGGTCTCGTCGGCCGTGTAGAAGTGGGTGCGGGTCCGGTTGTTGTAGAAACGGTGCACCGGCACCCGATCGAAGGCATCGCCCGGATAGGCGTGGAACGCGACGCCCTCGTCGGCGAACTGCGGCCAGGTGGCGAGGATGCGCGCCCGCTCGGCATCGCTCGTCGTGTAGAAATGCGCGCCGGTGTCCCGGTTGAAGAAACGCCAGACCGGCACCGACCCCGCGTCGGCGGCACCCAGCGCGCGCCACACCGCGCCCTCGTCGGCGAACTGCGGCCAGGTCGCGAGCACGAACGCGCGTTCCGTGGCGCTCGCGGTGTAGAAGTGCACGCCGGTCGACCGGTTGAACATCCGGTACACATCGACCGTGGATGCCGCCTTGGCGCGCGCCCCGCGCGATGGCACGGCGAGCGGGCCCATCGAGGCGCGCGGCGGCGTGGGCGTGGAAGGCTTGAGCCGCGACCAGGTCGTCGTACCGGAAGGACGCTTCGCGGCGGCCGCCGGCTCGGTCGCGCCCATCGTCGTCGCCCCGGCGACGAAGGCGAGCGCGAGCCACAGCGCGACACCCGCGGCCCAGCCCATCACGCGCAACGCGGTCAGCGGCGCGGGGGCCGATTCGAACCCGGCATCCTGGCGCAGGGTCAACAGGCGGGCGGTTTCGGGGCGGGCGCGCATCCTCGGGGGGGTTGGCGGCAGCACTATGCCAACGTCATAACCCTAAACCGGATTGCTGTGCAGTGCAAGGGGCGATCGCCTGCCCCGCCGCCGGCCAGAAGAACCCGGGCCGGGCACCCTGCGTGGAGTCGACCATCCATCGCTTCCGCCTGCCCACGGCGCGCATGCTCCGGGATCGGCTCCTGTGCTGGACAGTCGTCCGAACGAGGACGCGCCCGCCGGCGCGGGGTGCCGCGGCGGCGGGCGCGCAGGAGAGTTCCCCTGTCAGGACGCGCGATGCTGCATGCGACCCCGCATGCGGTCGTGCATGTCGTCCATGCGGGCGATGCGTTCACGGATCGCGTCGCGCACGATCGCCTTCTGGTCGGCGCGCAGGTTGGCGTAGAACGTGAGCCATTGATCGCGAATCTGGCGCCGCGCGGCGCGCCCCTGCTCCTCCGCGTTGTCGAAGAACGCGCTGACGGCCGCGAGGTCGGGTTCGGCCTTCGCCAGTTCGGCGTCGACCT
This region includes:
- a CDS encoding aldo/keto reductase is translated as MQRRPLGRSGLLAAPLALGGNVFGWTADEATSHSVLDAFVAGGFNLIDTANSYSRWVDGHSGGESEAVIGRWIAKRGRHDDVLIATKVGSDTGLGHKCLKREHILAEVEASLRRLRIERIDLYQSHWDDPDTPQDETLEAYDRLVRAGKVRAIGASNLDAGRLAGALAASRAHDLPRYETLQPHYNLVVRDAFEGPLQELCVKEGLGVIPYYALASGFLTGKYRSPADFRKSARGPGIAKYLDARGVAVLAALDRVSSRCGATMAQVALAWLMAKPGIAAPIASATSVAQLEELMGAARLALDADAMRALDAAGVSG
- a CDS encoding response regulator transcription factor codes for the protein MKLIVVDDHPLILEALARYVAEAEPRWTLWCAASRDEATRLLAAHPDCDALLLDLALPGTRGLMYLVELRRDHPRLPIVVLSATHDRATIDGALAAGARGYVAKRADAAEVVAAVKAALAGRRPVACASDPRAQPAREWPTGLSVGFTQRQSDVLRLLVQGMPNKRICRDLALSEGTVKVHVSAILKALNVHTRTQAIVELARRGVDAGSIRAL
- a CDS encoding hybrid sensor histidine kinase/response regulator — protein: MDAPASALGTTSPLARARADQVATLYAGWPRATASMLFGAALYCLVLGSEAPASLMIAWVALIAANQAWRALLVRAWLAARPGLSAARRWGRYWSMGSAAAGALWGAAAVAMFPPSPPHQALSIVCLFGVVLGGLNLTAVYKPAFYGFVLPALVPLVVRVGLEGDPVHLSTAIVMSVVLGFVLAFGHRLNDVLTDALATRHRNTDLIAELKARTRAALDARAAAENADRAKSQLLAAASHDLRQPLHALGLFVAALARRTRDADLAPLVASVSAALGALEAQFAQLIDLSRLEAGALEPTRERVPLAPLFARVGEEFGVEAAARGLALVVARTRLAVESDPVLLERMLRNLVSNALRYTRAGGVVVGARRRGAEVAIEVVDSGVGIASEHRDRIFDEFFQVPGRADRPHPGGMGLGLAIVRRFAALLGHRLALVSRPGHGSRFSIVAPRAADAPPMRARAGHRSESLAGACIAVIDDDPAAVEGLRALFSSWGADVAGGAHADDVLAALGEVERYPDLIIADLRLAGEASGLAAIERLRREFGEPVPALVVSGDLREVAAREVREAGHLLLPKPVVPASLEAAASNLVAGLAAR
- a CDS encoding DUF1501 domain-containing protein, whose protein sequence is MSTNRRQFLARTSALTGAAMAGSFGRYGIPSAQAQSGGDYKALVCLFQFGGADSNNMIVPKSDYAQYGLVRTAASQVGIPEDQLLVVSAARQGGKQYGFHPNMAPLKALYDADKLAVVANAGTLIAPITMADYKAGKNRPPNLFSHSDQQMLWQGLLPTDIIKTGWGGRLADKLVAKNAGQKVPTMVSVSGTQLFNSGHDTTPFVIPSNGGVLLSGQGGDPVSMARYNALRALMGTGGGSTLFDAAASILEDALVAAEAANPFLTANPAPSVITNAFTVDGALLNTGLAQQLRQVARLIEARATLGVKRQFFMVNIGGWDTHANILTAEGNLLTQMSQAMAAFYKYTVDAGVANMVTTFTMSDFNRTFIGNQSIGTDHAYGGNYLVMGGAVKGGDIYGTYPALVLKGADDTGSNGAWLPTTSVDQIGNTLATWFGMSSSDISYAFPNLANWSAGVRNVGFL
- a CDS encoding DUF1800 family protein, which translates into the protein MRAFIAAVSLALGAIAGTAAAQTASPVFRFFNSQTGTHFYTINQAERDFVLARYPQFLYEGPAYFAYPSAKSGNLPVYRFFNTRTGTHFYTQSESEKNFVLATYPVFAFEGPAYWAPASAGPGSVPLYRFFNGATGAHFFTTNTAERDLVLKSYPSFMYEGVAYQVLPAGGATPVNQAPVTKLTVSPGSVPTVPAIVTLTATATDSDGSVMRVEYYLGSDLIGTTLVAPHTMNFPITEPGTYGFRAVAYDNLGMPGSSSTVNVTAGSSSTNQPPMVTISVSPDSLPSPGQLTLTATAVDNDGTVTKVVFFDNGSKIGEVTSSPFVLNYNAATAKLYRFSATAYDDKGASASSPQKSVLVGPGANAAPKVTLAASPDSLPGPGAIMLTANATDEDGTIAKVAFYQNGTKIAEVTSAPFKTTFNAPSNAVYRFTAIATDNLGATATSADVNVSVGSTTNIAPKVSLSVSSTQIPFPGTVTMTATASDDDGTIARVRIYQNGTQRADITTPPYTFAYTTTVPGVYKFKATAYDNKGASTSTAEIDVTSGNAQQLNKKPTVSLSLSQTLVMQPATVTLTATAADPDGTITRVRFYRNGANIGEKTAAPFTMTDAIAANGQTRYRADATDNTGNVSTTLDQVVSAQTPPASAPRSADVWRLLNQATFGASQAEAANVAAKGGVTAWVDDQLAKPLSSGYPSTRYNRIQLRESDDCTTKDPLGQSYPSNSAPATCVRDHLSLAMVQRDFFTNAMTRPDQLRQRVAWALSQILVISGIENDLSKAHVMARYQQIMFEEAFGNFETILRRITLSPAMGNWLDSVNNDRPDAAKGRVPNENYAREILQLFSIGLIELKSDGTPLLDANDEEISTYDQDDIKQFARVFTGYTYANPDGSPITKKNGVYYGADMGVYPGTATTGHDTDAKTLLDVTSDGNANPTVLPAGQTPQQDIDGAVKNAFMHPNTGPFISKQLIQRLVTGNPTPAYVQRVAAKFANNGSGVRGDLKAVVRAILLDPEARGPAKTDPAFGTLREPVLMITGLVRALNGVTDGSALGDRAANLAQRPYYAPSVFNYFPPDATIPGTSILAPEFGIFNSNAAVARTNLVYSLVYGGISPDANLADATGTRLNTIQFEPLATDAALLTDKVSEVLLGGPLPAEARTAVITAVNAIALSATPTAQQKTDRARMATYLIAASNHYQIQR